The following coding sequences are from one Opitutales bacterium window:
- a CDS encoding succinate dehydrogenase cytochrome b subunit: MRIPSLVKKFLMAITGLALVGFVFGHLVGNLQVYLDPYFINAYALKLKELGPALWAIRAVLLAIIVVHVVMAIALTRENRAARPERYKAESTVQATYASRTMPASGLIIFLFIVFHLAHYTVRVVPGHEYDDAIKMANGDVYQAMIPLEYKGEVKADKDVLDVHTMLVAGFSYWWISAIYIVAMALLSLHLNHGVSSMFQSLGFRNAVWRKRLDFLSRAFAIFIFVGFVSIPVAVLAGAVNIGGLSISN; the protein is encoded by the coding sequence ATGAGAATTCCTTCCCTAGTAAAAAAATTCCTGATGGCGATCACCGGCCTGGCTCTCGTCGGTTTTGTCTTCGGACACCTCGTTGGTAATCTACAGGTATATTTAGATCCCTACTTTATTAATGCATACGCGCTGAAGTTGAAAGAGCTCGGTCCAGCGCTGTGGGCAATTCGCGCAGTACTGCTAGCCATCATCGTGGTGCATGTCGTGATGGCCATTGCGCTCACTCGCGAAAACCGGGCAGCTCGTCCAGAGCGCTACAAGGCGGAATCTACTGTCCAAGCGACCTATGCTTCGCGCACCATGCCCGCGTCAGGGCTGATTATCTTTCTCTTTATCGTATTCCACTTGGCTCACTACACCGTGCGTGTCGTGCCCGGACACGAATATGATGACGCCATAAAAATGGCCAATGGCGACGTCTATCAAGCGATGATCCCGCTAGAATATAAAGGAGAGGTCAAAGCAGATAAGGACGTCCTTGACGTCCACACCATGCTCGTAGCCGGTTTTTCATACTGGTGGATCTCAGCCATCTACATCGTCGCGATGGCCTTGCTTAGCTTGCACCTGAATCATGGCGTCAGCTCGATGTTTCAGTCCCTCGGCTTTCGCAATGCAGTTTGGCGAAAACGATTGGATTTCTTATCGAGGGCATTCGCAATTTTCATCTTTGTCGGATTTGTCTCCATCCCGGTTGCTGTGCTGGCTGGGGCAGTGAATATAGGGGGTCTCTCGATCTCAAATTAA
- a CDS encoding aminoglycoside 3'-phosphotransferase encodes MTISLRELENHAGVTIPRAIARAMGAGLLELDTVGESGAVVAHSARCYIKIERTGGNDEVVGERRNLEWLQDKVPVPELIAYASNGDAHFLVTEKLEGRAIYEDRENATPIPDRVVALAEALKVFHALPTENVPDDRRLDNRLMDARARIEIGHVFEEDFSLSFSGKGAEAVFKQCLEERPNDEDCVVCHGDYCLPNVLFDGCELVGFIDVGWTGLADRYQDLALATWSLGYNFPDTDYAPLFLKSYGIDPIDAEKLSYYKMLDQLF; translated from the coding sequence ATGACCATTTCCCTCAGGGAACTTGAAAACCACGCGGGCGTCACGATCCCGCGGGCTATCGCTCGGGCGATGGGAGCGGGGCTTCTTGAGTTGGATACAGTTGGGGAGTCCGGGGCGGTTGTGGCGCACTCGGCACGCTGTTATATCAAGATCGAGCGCACGGGTGGAAATGACGAGGTCGTAGGCGAGCGCCGCAATCTAGAATGGCTTCAAGACAAAGTTCCCGTGCCCGAACTGATCGCTTACGCAAGTAACGGGGATGCCCATTTTTTGGTGACTGAAAAATTGGAGGGGCGTGCCATCTATGAGGATAGAGAGAACGCCACACCCATTCCCGATCGGGTCGTTGCTTTAGCGGAAGCCCTCAAAGTATTTCACGCACTCCCCACCGAGAACGTCCCCGATGATCGTCGCCTGGATAACAGACTTATGGATGCGCGTGCTCGCATAGAGATCGGCCATGTATTTGAGGAAGACTTCTCACTCAGTTTCTCCGGCAAGGGAGCCGAGGCTGTCTTTAAGCAATGCCTTGAGGAACGACCGAATGACGAGGACTGCGTCGTCTGCCACGGTGACTATTGCTTGCCCAATGTATTGTTCGATGGATGCGAGCTAGTTGGATTTATCGACGTGGGCTGGACAGGGCTGGCAGATCGTTATCAAGACCTGGCTTTGGCCACATGGAGCCTCGGTTACAATTTCCCCGATACCGATTACGCGCCGCTTTTTCTGAAAAGCTATGGCATCGATCCCATAGACGCGGAGAAACTTTCTTACTACAAAATGCTCGACCAGCTATTCTGA
- a CDS encoding purine permease, producing the protein MSASSDTPSSKILYSLQDRLPPAQAMAVAFQQLLAMLGGCVTAPLIAASVVGLSAEDTAYVINMSLFASGIGTLIQVRTIGPLGSGLLTITGTSFSFIGPLIAAGQAGGLPMMLGMALVGAPVQMILSPILPKLRTVFSPLVSGIVVLLIGISLIPTSMRNIAAGLPLQEGQAEWLHLVVAAVVVLVVLVFNGLNRPWARMSAVIIGLISGILLCSTLGVLAWDGGASGGWFTAPVPFKYGLAFSWELLPTFLFIYLVTTVESIGDLTATSSISGEPTTGDTYWKRVKGGVFADGFNSALAACLNTFPNTTFSQNNGVIQLTGVASRQIGLIAGGYLILLGLIPAIGSLAAALPQPVMGGLTLVLFGLIASAGIRILHNAQLDQRGLVILATSLGMGVGVSAAPQVLEPLPDFAKSLLSSGISTGGLTALILNAVMPRHGDKKADDTHA; encoded by the coding sequence ATGAGCGCATCGTCTGATACTCCCTCATCGAAGATTCTCTACAGCCTGCAGGACCGGCTACCTCCTGCGCAGGCCATGGCAGTCGCATTTCAGCAGCTCTTAGCGATGTTGGGAGGGTGTGTAACCGCCCCCCTGATTGCCGCTTCGGTCGTCGGACTGTCAGCAGAGGATACAGCCTATGTGATCAATATGTCTCTGTTTGCGAGCGGGATTGGCACCCTGATTCAGGTCCGCACCATCGGACCCCTCGGTAGCGGATTGCTGACCATCACCGGAACCAGCTTCTCCTTCATCGGCCCGTTGATCGCAGCCGGACAGGCAGGAGGTCTACCGATGATGCTGGGCATGGCCTTGGTTGGCGCGCCCGTGCAAATGATTTTGTCCCCCATTCTACCGAAATTGCGGACCGTATTTTCGCCCTTAGTCTCGGGGATTGTCGTTCTTCTCATCGGGATCTCTCTCATCCCGACTTCGATGCGCAACATCGCAGCAGGCCTCCCGCTCCAGGAGGGACAAGCGGAGTGGCTCCATCTGGTGGTCGCAGCTGTCGTCGTGCTCGTTGTTTTAGTCTTCAATGGGCTTAATCGCCCCTGGGCGCGGATGTCTGCGGTGATCATCGGGCTCATTTCTGGAATCCTTCTGTGCTCGACCCTGGGCGTATTGGCGTGGGACGGCGGCGCTTCAGGCGGATGGTTTACTGCACCCGTGCCCTTCAAATACGGTCTCGCCTTTAGCTGGGAGTTACTTCCCACCTTTTTATTCATCTACCTGGTAACGACCGTGGAAAGTATCGGCGACCTGACAGCGACGTCCTCGATTTCCGGCGAGCCCACCACCGGGGACACCTACTGGAAACGCGTCAAAGGCGGCGTGTTTGCCGACGGCTTTAACTCCGCCCTTGCCGCCTGTCTCAACACTTTTCCCAACACCACCTTCTCTCAAAACAACGGCGTCATACAACTCACCGGCGTCGCATCGCGCCAAATCGGTCTGATCGCCGGAGGCTACCTGATACTCCTTGGACTGATCCCCGCCATCGGAAGTCTCGCCGCTGCCCTGCCTCAACCTGTCATGGGTGGATTGACCCTGGTACTCTTTGGACTGATCGCATCAGCAGGGATCCGTATTTTGCACAATGCACAGCTCGACCAACGTGGATTAGTTATCCTCGCTACCTCGCTCGGCATGGGTGTCGGCGTCAGCGCAGCCCCGCAAGTCCTTGAGCCCCTACCAGATTTTGCCAAAAGCTTGTTGTCATCCGGCATTTCTACAGGCGGACTGACCGCCTTGATCCTCAACGCCGTCATGCCACGGCACGGGGACAAAAAAGCCGACGACACCCATGCCTGA
- a CDS encoding fumarate reductase/succinate dehydrogenase flavoprotein subunit has protein sequence MNLDPKTPEGPIENRWDSHKFNIKLVNPANKRKYSVIVVGSGLAGASAAATLGELGYNVSCFCYQDSPRRAHSIAAQGGINAAKNYQNDGDSVHRLFYDTVKGGDFRARESDVHRLAQVSVNIIDQCVGQGVPFAREYGGLLDNRSFGGAQVSRTFYARGQTGQQLLLGAYSALSRQIASGQVKMYNRHEMVELVKKDDKAIGIVTRNLVTGEIQSWAADAVLLCTGGYSNVYYLSTNAVGCNVTAAYRAYKKGAGFANPCYTQIHPTCIPVHGDQQSKLTLMSESLRNDGRVWVPKKAEDCEKEPKDIPEEDRDYYLERKYPSFGNLAPRDISSRSAKEVCDEGRGVGPKVGGESRGVYLDFSDAINRLGRDKIAERYGNLFDMYERITGENAYERPMRIYPALHYTMGGLWVDYNLQTTIPGLFALGECNFSNHGANRLGASALMQGLADGYFVIPYTLGDYLARIPLSEAGSNNPEMPEFKEAEEAVKARTQKLLGIKGKRTVRSFHKELGMIMWEYAGMARNDAGLKKATGLIQELRKEFWENVFVPGEDKELNVELERANRVADLLEFGELLCRDALDREESCGGHFREEHQTAEGEALRDDENFCHASVWEYLGDDVDPAKHEEALIFENVKLAVRSYK, from the coding sequence ATGAATCTTGATCCCAAAACACCCGAAGGTCCTATCGAGAATCGCTGGGACAGCCACAAGTTTAACATCAAGCTGGTCAACCCAGCCAACAAACGAAAATATAGCGTCATTGTTGTGGGTTCAGGCCTGGCCGGCGCTTCAGCCGCAGCTACACTTGGAGAACTGGGTTACAACGTAAGCTGCTTTTGCTATCAAGACAGCCCCCGCCGTGCTCACTCCATCGCCGCTCAGGGAGGCATCAATGCAGCGAAGAATTACCAAAACGATGGCGATAGCGTGCATCGTCTCTTCTACGACACTGTAAAAGGAGGAGATTTCCGCGCCCGCGAATCTGATGTGCACCGCCTAGCCCAGGTCTCCGTCAACATCATCGACCAATGTGTCGGCCAAGGCGTTCCCTTTGCTCGCGAGTATGGAGGCCTGCTCGACAACCGCTCATTTGGGGGTGCTCAGGTCTCTCGGACATTTTACGCACGTGGCCAAACTGGCCAACAATTGCTACTCGGGGCCTACAGTGCATTGAGCCGCCAAATAGCCTCAGGCCAGGTAAAAATGTATAACCGCCACGAGATGGTCGAGCTCGTCAAAAAAGACGACAAGGCCATTGGGATCGTAACCCGCAACCTGGTAACGGGTGAGATACAATCTTGGGCTGCCGATGCAGTGCTTTTATGCACGGGTGGCTACTCAAACGTCTATTATCTCTCCACCAACGCTGTCGGTTGTAATGTTACAGCCGCTTACCGTGCATACAAGAAAGGAGCGGGGTTTGCGAATCCATGTTACACGCAAATCCACCCAACTTGTATCCCTGTCCATGGTGACCAGCAGTCCAAACTTACGCTCATGTCCGAATCACTACGGAATGATGGGCGCGTCTGGGTCCCCAAAAAGGCAGAAGACTGCGAAAAGGAACCTAAGGATATCCCCGAGGAAGACCGAGATTACTACCTCGAGCGAAAGTATCCATCATTCGGTAATCTCGCGCCACGTGATATATCAAGCCGCTCTGCGAAGGAGGTCTGTGACGAAGGCCGCGGCGTAGGTCCAAAGGTGGGTGGTGAAAGCCGTGGCGTATACCTCGATTTTTCCGATGCAATCAATCGCCTTGGGCGCGACAAAATTGCCGAGCGCTACGGCAATCTCTTCGATATGTATGAGCGTATTACAGGGGAAAATGCCTATGAACGTCCCATGCGTATTTATCCAGCGCTTCACTACACAATGGGTGGCCTTTGGGTAGACTATAATCTTCAGACTACCATCCCCGGCCTATTTGCGCTCGGTGAGTGTAACTTCTCAAATCACGGTGCCAACCGATTGGGTGCATCTGCACTCATGCAGGGTTTGGCAGATGGTTACTTCGTTATCCCTTACACACTCGGAGACTACCTCGCGCGGATACCACTTTCTGAAGCTGGATCAAACAACCCGGAGATGCCGGAATTCAAAGAAGCCGAAGAAGCTGTTAAAGCGCGCACTCAGAAACTACTTGGCATCAAGGGTAAGCGCACGGTGCGTTCCTTCCACAAAGAACTCGGCATGATCATGTGGGAATACGCCGGTATGGCCCGCAACGATGCCGGACTCAAGAAGGCCACCGGGCTCATCCAAGAACTGCGCAAGGAATTTTGGGAAAATGTCTTCGTTCCCGGTGAGGACAAAGAACTCAATGTCGAGCTTGAGCGCGCCAACCGCGTCGCCGATCTCTTAGAGTTTGGTGAACTGCTTTGCCGTGACGCCCTCGACCGCGAGGAATCCTGTGGAGGCCATTTCCGCGAGGAGCATCAAACGGCTGAAGGTGAAGCATTGCGTGATGATGAGAATTTCTGTCACGCATCGGTGTGGGAGTATCTCGGCGACGACGTCGATCCCGCAAAACATGAGGAAGCGCTCATCTTCGAAAACGTGAAATTAGCCGTGCGCTCGTATAAGTAA
- a CDS encoding RNA polymerase sigma factor encodes MRRLKASPSIRRKLWSAVLRHRWSKFLKWIDERISDFPKGTAAYAAFGLDKPIALLMITSMSFPSSSAAGDNAVDVDAWVMEQTQSIVDGSHSAFTAFCHRYSAQLHRYCLTLVSGNEAESYELHQLVLLRIAKHPKAISNETELWRWLKRIMRTARIDMARKQQRYGKAMQLYWEHVTTTAPDPPQVERSITGLIMDELADLNEDEREVVEKKYLEGWSVRSIAEALGASEKAIESRLTRARKNLRARVSEKLNASL; translated from the coding sequence GTGAGACGCCTCAAAGCGTCCCCTTCTATCCGTAGAAAGCTCTGGAGTGCGGTGCTTCGCCACCGCTGGTCCAAGTTCTTGAAGTGGATCGACGAAAGAATATCAGATTTTCCCAAAGGAACTGCAGCATACGCGGCGTTTGGTTTAGACAAACCCATTGCGCTTCTGATGATCACTTCCATGAGCTTCCCATCTTCTTCCGCAGCCGGCGACAACGCAGTCGATGTGGATGCCTGGGTCATGGAGCAGACGCAGAGTATCGTGGACGGCAGTCATAGCGCCTTTACCGCGTTTTGCCACCGCTACAGCGCTCAGCTCCATCGCTACTGTCTGACATTGGTGAGTGGTAATGAAGCCGAGAGCTACGAGCTACACCAACTTGTGTTGCTGCGCATCGCTAAACATCCCAAAGCGATCAGCAATGAGACGGAGCTCTGGCGATGGCTCAAACGCATCATGCGGACCGCTCGCATCGATATGGCGCGCAAGCAGCAGCGCTATGGTAAGGCGATGCAGCTCTATTGGGAGCATGTTACCACCACAGCCCCAGACCCGCCCCAAGTGGAGCGTTCCATTACTGGGCTGATCATGGATGAACTCGCCGATCTCAATGAGGATGAGCGGGAGGTGGTGGAGAAAAAATACCTCGAAGGCTGGTCAGTTCGATCCATTGCCGAAGCGCTGGGAGCCAGTGAAAAAGCCATCGAGTCGCGCCTCACTCGAGCGCGCAAAAACCTACGTGCTCGTGTATCTGAAAAACTGAATGCTTCCCTATGA
- a CDS encoding succinate dehydrogenase/fumarate reductase iron-sulfur subunit translates to MKLTLKVWRQPTPNEDGKLVDYTLDDISEDASFLEMLDILNEQILEQGGDPIAFDHDCREGICGMCSLTINGIPHGPRRATTTCQLHMREFSDGDTITVEPWRAKPFPVVRDLVVDRSAFDKVIQAGGYISVNTGAVPDANALPISKEIADWAMDAAQCIGCGACVAACKNASAMLFTSAKVSQLNSLPQGAAEKDRRTLSMVHAMDDAGFGNCTNYGECEAVCPKEIKLDMIAKMNRDYAVASVRSFFKKAQ, encoded by the coding sequence ATGAAATTGACACTCAAAGTATGGCGTCAGCCGACCCCCAATGAGGATGGGAAATTGGTCGACTATACCTTGGACGACATCAGCGAAGACGCTTCATTCTTAGAAATGCTCGACATCCTCAACGAGCAGATCCTCGAGCAAGGAGGCGATCCCATCGCGTTTGATCACGATTGCCGTGAAGGGATCTGTGGTATGTGCTCGCTGACAATTAATGGTATTCCCCACGGACCACGCCGCGCTACGACAACGTGTCAGTTGCACATGCGTGAGTTTAGCGATGGGGACACAATCACCGTTGAACCTTGGCGTGCTAAACCTTTCCCAGTCGTGCGCGACCTTGTAGTCGATCGTTCCGCCTTCGATAAGGTGATTCAAGCTGGCGGTTATATCTCCGTAAACACGGGCGCTGTACCCGATGCAAACGCACTTCCGATCTCCAAAGAAATCGCTGACTGGGCAATGGATGCTGCGCAGTGTATTGGCTGTGGCGCATGCGTGGCTGCTTGTAAAAATGCTTCCGCGATGTTGTTCACATCGGCTAAAGTTTCCCAGCTTAACTCACTTCCACAAGGCGCCGCTGAGAAAGATCGCCGTACGCTCTCCATGGTTCATGCTATGGATGACGCGGGGTTTGGTAATTGCACCAACTACGGTGAGTGTGAGGCTGTCTGCCCGAAGGAAATTAAGCTGGATATGATTGCGAAGATGAACCGCGATTATGCAGTGGCGTCCGTTCGCAGCTTTTTTAAGAAAGCTCAATAA
- a CDS encoding response regulator — MMQHDIHLDLREAVILVVDDSRLGNEMLSRSLEQHNCHVIAERDPEVAFLRAVEATPDLILMDFETSVSRGIAFCEKLTESPVTKDVPVIFISGTATRDEWLQGLDGGAVDIISKPFDLIELGFRIRNHIELRRARETVRKANAQLEALNKRKDEFLGIAAHDLRNPLGGINGFAELMLMNSALDDEKRKKYLSYILETSQYMTTLLNNFLDISKIEQEAFDIKIKPLSVGEIAESVIRLNETHAVKKDQTLHVEIDAEIPEISSDGNILTQIFANFISNAVKYSPLGGDIRIVLRVDGEHLHFSVKDSGPGIPKEGQEKLFKDYARLDTEPTAGEKANGLGLAIVGKLAKKIHVAVGCESELGAGALFWARLPMEHRIQGSHSRPPINS; from the coding sequence ATGATGCAGCACGACATTCATCTCGATCTGCGAGAAGCTGTAATCCTCGTTGTCGACGACTCTCGGCTCGGTAACGAAATGTTGTCCCGTTCCTTGGAGCAGCACAATTGCCATGTGATCGCCGAAAGAGATCCAGAGGTAGCTTTCCTCAGGGCGGTAGAAGCGACGCCTGACCTTATTTTGATGGACTTCGAAACGTCGGTATCGCGCGGGATCGCATTTTGTGAAAAGCTCACGGAAAGTCCTGTGACTAAGGACGTTCCAGTCATTTTTATTTCAGGAACGGCAACACGTGATGAATGGTTGCAAGGACTCGACGGAGGGGCTGTGGATATTATCTCAAAGCCATTCGACCTCATCGAACTGGGTTTCCGTATCCGTAACCATATTGAGCTGCGGCGTGCTCGAGAAACGGTGCGAAAGGCGAACGCTCAACTCGAGGCCCTCAATAAGAGGAAGGATGAGTTTTTGGGTATCGCCGCCCACGACCTCCGGAATCCGTTGGGGGGTATCAATGGTTTTGCTGAGCTGATGCTGATGAACTCGGCACTTGATGACGAAAAACGGAAAAAATATCTCAGCTACATCCTCGAGACGAGTCAGTATATGACGACGTTGCTCAATAATTTTCTCGATATTTCCAAAATCGAGCAAGAGGCCTTCGACATTAAAATAAAGCCTCTGAGTGTTGGCGAGATTGCCGAATCCGTCATCCGTCTCAACGAGACCCATGCCGTCAAAAAAGATCAAACGCTGCACGTCGAGATCGACGCTGAGATCCCCGAGATCTCTTCTGATGGCAACATCTTGACCCAGATCTTCGCCAATTTCATTTCCAACGCTGTGAAATACTCTCCATTGGGTGGCGATATACGTATCGTCTTGCGGGTCGATGGTGAGCATCTTCATTTTTCGGTGAAGGACTCGGGTCCTGGGATTCCAAAAGAGGGTCAGGAAAAACTCTTCAAAGATTATGCCCGTTTGGATACCGAGCCGACCGCAGGGGAAAAGGCCAATGGTTTGGGCCTCGCCATCGTGGGGAAGTTAGCAAAAAAAATTCATGTGGCTGTTGGCTGCGAAAGTGAATTGGGGGCCGGAGCTCTCTTCTGGGCTCGCCTCCCTATGGAACACCGAATTCAAGGCTCCCATAGCCGTCCACCGATAAATTCCTAG
- a CDS encoding bifunctional hydroxymethylpyrimidine kinase/phosphomethylpyrimidine kinase — protein MTYTPASDVLVVGSVAYDAIQTPFGKGDSLLGGSASYASVATSFFATPRLVGIVGNDFRDVDLARFREREICLEGLEVDNSGGTFFWAGRYHENFEGRDTLETRLNVFDGYSPVLPDSYKEVDYVLLANIGPDLQLHVLSQMAAGHRPFVVADTMNLWIDIMQAKLLELLQHIDVLVLNDEEAEQLTGESNIFKSGPALQAKGPATVIVKKGAHGAVLFSGDERFILPAYPVTDLRDPTGAGDTFVGAFVGYLAQKRDTSFDAMKRAMLYATVTASFTVEAFSFDRLEAEGLDGIEGRASELQKLVRL, from the coding sequence ATGACATATACACCTGCATCTGACGTCCTCGTGGTGGGCTCTGTCGCCTACGACGCCATACAGACTCCTTTTGGGAAAGGAGACAGTCTTTTAGGCGGTTCTGCTTCTTATGCCTCGGTGGCGACTTCATTTTTTGCTACACCTCGTCTGGTGGGGATCGTGGGTAACGATTTTCGGGACGTGGATCTAGCTCGCTTTCGTGAGCGGGAAATTTGTCTCGAAGGTTTAGAGGTGGACAACTCGGGCGGCACCTTTTTCTGGGCGGGCCGCTATCACGAAAATTTTGAAGGGCGCGATACGTTGGAGACGCGTCTGAATGTATTCGATGGTTACAGTCCGGTGCTTCCGGATAGCTACAAGGAAGTGGACTATGTGCTTCTGGCAAATATTGGTCCGGATCTTCAACTCCATGTGCTGTCGCAAATGGCGGCGGGGCACCGCCCATTCGTTGTAGCCGATACAATGAACCTGTGGATAGACATCATGCAGGCGAAACTGCTCGAGCTCTTACAGCATATCGACGTTCTAGTATTGAACGATGAAGAGGCGGAGCAGCTTACTGGAGAGTCCAATATTTTTAAGTCAGGCCCAGCGCTCCAAGCTAAGGGTCCAGCGACGGTGATTGTCAAAAAAGGCGCTCATGGGGCTGTTTTATTCTCAGGGGATGAGCGTTTTATTTTGCCAGCCTATCCTGTGACTGACTTGAGGGATCCAACGGGAGCCGGGGATACATTTGTCGGAGCATTTGTGGGCTATTTAGCTCAAAAGCGAGACACATCCTTCGATGCGATGAAGCGGGCCATGCTTTACGCCACGGTGACGGCTAGTTTTACTGTCGAAGCATTTTCGTTCGATCGATTGGAGGCCGAAGGCCTGGACGGGATCGAAGGGCGCGCCTCCGAGCTTCAGAAACTCGTGCGTCTGTGA
- a CDS encoding amidohydrolase family protein → MPDLIHNIGHLVTMDEKRTVHTDAWIITESGTVTAVGSGKIPEGDFAQHIDAQGGIATPGLINTHHHFYQTMARAYTPGNNATLLPWLAAMNSNFRGFTTEDLHLVSQLALAEMMLTGCTTAADHHYIVPRGTPEHHDAQFAAAKELGVRFHCGRGAMDKPSELNPPEVCQSADAIFADMERLLATYHDTSSGSMQQVFLAPCAATSCTEEFLKDSATFAKQHHIPLHIHCGETEAENAYSHEHFGERPVPYLANLGWDFSGVYFAHGIHFTDEEVAFLGERQMGVAHCPYANMRLGSGICRVGDLRAAGASVGIGVDGSGSNDSGHVLGELRQALMLARVRYGPSAMTAMQALEIGTLEGAKILKRTDIGSITPGQCADLAIFPAVDLFSSGHENPVDALLLCWPRTVDILIIHGKVRIRNSAFVDLDLEALIAQHHARAKVVREM, encoded by the coding sequence ATGCCTGACCTGATACACAACATCGGCCATCTCGTAACGATGGACGAAAAACGGACCGTCCACACGGATGCTTGGATCATCACAGAATCTGGGACCGTCACAGCAGTGGGCTCCGGCAAGATCCCCGAAGGAGATTTCGCCCAGCACATCGACGCTCAAGGCGGCATCGCGACCCCCGGGCTCATCAATACCCACCACCACTTTTACCAAACTATGGCCCGGGCTTACACCCCCGGAAACAATGCAACGCTGCTACCCTGGTTAGCCGCCATGAATAGTAATTTTCGAGGCTTCACTACCGAAGACCTCCATCTCGTGAGCCAACTGGCCCTTGCCGAAATGATGCTGACGGGCTGCACCACGGCAGCCGACCACCATTACATCGTCCCCAGGGGTACTCCCGAGCATCACGACGCGCAATTCGCAGCCGCAAAAGAACTCGGCGTGCGCTTCCACTGTGGGCGCGGTGCCATGGATAAGCCGTCTGAACTCAATCCCCCAGAAGTCTGCCAATCGGCTGATGCCATATTCGCCGATATGGAACGCCTCCTGGCCACCTACCACGATACGAGTTCCGGTTCGATGCAGCAGGTGTTTCTTGCACCCTGCGCCGCGACCTCGTGCACGGAAGAGTTCCTGAAAGACTCGGCTACTTTCGCCAAACAGCATCACATCCCTCTGCATATCCACTGCGGAGAAACCGAGGCTGAGAACGCATATTCACACGAGCATTTTGGCGAACGCCCTGTGCCCTACTTGGCAAACTTAGGCTGGGACTTTTCCGGCGTATATTTCGCTCATGGCATCCACTTTACCGATGAGGAGGTCGCCTTTCTCGGCGAGCGTCAGATGGGCGTCGCCCACTGCCCCTACGCAAACATGCGCCTGGGATCGGGAATATGCCGCGTCGGCGATCTACGCGCGGCGGGCGCATCCGTGGGCATTGGCGTCGACGGCTCCGGCTCCAACGATTCAGGCCACGTCCTCGGCGAACTCCGCCAGGCCCTGATGCTCGCACGTGTGCGCTACGGCCCGAGCGCCATGACGGCGATGCAGGCTCTGGAGATCGGCACACTCGAAGGCGCAAAAATCCTCAAACGCACCGACATCGGCTCGATCACGCCCGGCCAATGCGCCGACCTAGCCATCTTTCCGGCCGTCGACCTCTTCTCATCCGGTCACGAAAATCCGGTGGACGCTCTCCTCCTCTGTTGGCCCCGCACGGTCGATATCCTCATTATCCACGGTAAGGTACGCATCCGCAACAGTGCCTTTGTCGATCTAGATCTAGAAGCCTTGATCGCACAGCACCACGCCCGCGCAAAGGTAGTCCGGGAGATGTAG
- a CDS encoding transcriptional repressor — protein MRDTRQRQAIRSVFERIDRPLGPKEVLMEASLEVPNLGIATVYRNIKTMVDQQELVPIELPGQPARYTLPIHVKDYVFLCEKSDRAFFIDKTAINFELIEMDPSFHVTGHSVILYGEYRDPTHVTQTRAPFAALRVS, from the coding sequence ATGAGAGATACACGTCAAAGACAAGCCATCCGTAGCGTGTTCGAGCGCATAGACCGACCGCTTGGACCGAAGGAGGTATTGATGGAAGCCAGTCTGGAGGTCCCAAATTTGGGCATCGCTACGGTCTACAGAAACATCAAGACCATGGTCGACCAACAAGAACTCGTCCCCATCGAGCTTCCCGGGCAACCCGCGCGATACACCCTACCGATACACGTCAAGGACTATGTATTTCTTTGCGAAAAATCGGACCGCGCATTTTTCATCGATAAGACAGCGATCAACTTTGAGCTGATCGAAATGGATCCCAGCTTCCATGTCACCGGCCACTCGGTAATACTTTACGGAGAGTATCGGGATCCCACACACGTGACCCAAACGCGCGCGCCCTTCGCCGCCCTTCGGGTGAGCTGA